In Planctomycetia bacterium, one DNA window encodes the following:
- the pdhA gene encoding pyruvate dehydrogenase (acetyl-transferring) E1 component subunit alpha: MPRKQIELSNRVEYLNILDLEGNADAALDPNLDANELRKLFRAMLLARRYDERMLKLQRQGRIGTYGPALGQEAASLGPAYVLDKDDWMAPSFREPAGMLYRGWPMEKLILWWGGNETGSSTPAGVNDTPICVPVSSQCLYAAGIAWGCKLKGGKNVALGFVGDGGTSEGDFHEALNVAGAFQLPLVIVIQNNHWAISLPRQKQSAAQTLAQKAIAYGMDGLQVDGNDLLAMVVATREAVEHARSGKGPMLIEAVTYRMGVHTTADDPKKYRTEEEVACWQPKDPLERFWKYLVKKKVMDEKAREALEAELSERITEAVAKAEAYEPDLTEPFRHSFADMPPSLKEQFAEFQAYLEASNRPDNGSTPSAHDPLMSRLH; encoded by the coding sequence GTGCCACGGAAACAGATCGAACTTTCAAATCGCGTCGAGTACCTGAACATTCTCGACCTGGAGGGCAACGCGGACGCCGCGCTGGACCCGAATCTCGATGCGAACGAGCTGCGAAAGTTGTTCCGCGCGATGCTCCTGGCGCGCCGTTATGACGAGCGGATGCTCAAGCTGCAACGGCAGGGGCGCATCGGAACGTACGGTCCGGCGCTGGGGCAGGAGGCGGCGTCGCTCGGCCCGGCGTATGTGCTGGACAAGGACGACTGGATGGCGCCGTCGTTCCGGGAGCCTGCGGGAATGTTGTATCGCGGCTGGCCGATGGAGAAGTTGATTTTGTGGTGGGGCGGCAACGAGACGGGATCCTCGACGCCGGCGGGGGTGAACGATACGCCGATCTGCGTTCCGGTGTCGTCGCAGTGTCTCTACGCAGCGGGGATCGCGTGGGGCTGCAAGCTCAAGGGCGGCAAGAACGTCGCGCTGGGATTCGTCGGCGACGGCGGCACGAGCGAAGGTGACTTTCACGAGGCACTGAATGTCGCCGGCGCGTTTCAGTTGCCGCTGGTGATCGTGATTCAGAATAACCATTGGGCCATTTCGCTCCCGCGGCAGAAGCAATCGGCGGCGCAGACGCTGGCGCAGAAGGCCATTGCGTACGGCATGGATGGTCTGCAAGTGGACGGCAACGACCTTCTTGCCATGGTTGTCGCGACGCGCGAGGCGGTGGAGCACGCGCGCAGCGGCAAGGGGCCGATGCTCATCGAGGCGGTGACCTATCGCATGGGCGTCCACACGACGGCCGACGACCCGAAGAAGTATCGCACCGAGGAAGAGGTCGCCTGCTGGCAGCCGAAGGATCCGCTGGAGCGATTCTGGAAGTACCTGGTGAAGAAGAAGGTGATGGACGAGAAGGCGCGCGAGGCGCTGGAGGCGGAGCTTTCCGAACGGATCACCGAGGCGGTGGCCAAGGCCGAGGCGTACGAGCCGGATCTCACCGAGCCGTTCCGGCACAGTTTCGCGGACATGCCGCCGTCGTTGAAAGAGCAGTTTGCCGAGTTCCAGGCGTATCTGGAGGCATCGAATCGACCGGACAACGGCAGCACGCCGTCGGCGCACGATCCGCTGATGTCGCGGTTGCATTGA
- a CDS encoding alpha-ketoacid dehydrogenase subunit beta, translating into MAEMTMAKALNLALHEAMAEDPTVLLLGQDVGQDEGVFRISEGLLKKFGADRVIDFPVAESAIAGVSVGLCLTGFKPIAEMQFSGFGYHAFHQVENHISRFRNRTRGRFTCPLVIRMPYGAGIRAIEHHSESREAIWAHLPGLKVVVPSGPRNARALLRASIFDPDPVMFYEPKACYRAFKEEVPDEPETMEIGKAQVVRTGGDVTIISYGASMRPVLEAADDLSLEHQVEADVIDLLSLSPMDTETIIASVKKTGHVVVVHEAPRTCGPAGEIIARIVEKALEFLEAPIARVTGYDLVMPFFNLERHYLPDPLKVVTAVRDVINY; encoded by the coding sequence ATGGCAGAAATGACAATGGCGAAGGCGCTGAACCTGGCGCTGCACGAGGCGATGGCGGAAGATCCGACCGTGCTGCTGCTGGGTCAGGACGTCGGTCAGGACGAGGGCGTGTTTCGCATCTCCGAAGGCCTGCTGAAGAAATTCGGCGCCGATCGGGTGATCGACTTTCCCGTGGCGGAGTCGGCCATTGCCGGCGTGTCGGTCGGCCTGTGCCTGACGGGTTTCAAGCCCATCGCCGAGATGCAGTTCAGCGGCTTCGGCTATCACGCCTTTCACCAGGTGGAAAACCACATCAGCCGGTTCCGCAATCGCACGCGGGGCCGGTTCACCTGTCCGCTGGTCATTCGCATGCCGTACGGCGCGGGGATTCGCGCGATCGAGCATCACAGCGAAAGCCGCGAGGCGATCTGGGCGCACCTGCCGGGGTTGAAGGTGGTCGTGCCTTCGGGGCCGCGCAATGCGCGGGCACTTTTGCGTGCGTCGATTTTCGATCCCGATCCGGTGATGTTCTACGAACCGAAGGCCTGCTATCGCGCGTTCAAGGAAGAAGTGCCCGACGAGCCGGAGACGATGGAGATCGGCAAGGCGCAGGTCGTGCGCACCGGCGGCGACGTGACGATCATTTCCTACGGTGCGTCGATGCGGCCGGTGCTGGAGGCGGCGGACGATTTGTCGCTGGAACATCAGGTCGAGGCGGACGTGATTGATCTGCTGTCGCTCTCGCCGATGGACACGGAGACGATCATCGCGAGCGTGAAGAAGACCGGCCACGTGGTGGTGGTGCACGAGGCGCCGCGGACGTGCGGCCCTGCGGGCGAGATCATCGCGCGGATCGTGGAGAAGGCCCTGGAGTTTCTGGAGGCGCCGATCGCGCGCGTGACGGGCTATGACCTCGTGATGCCATTCTTCAACCTCGAACGGCATTACCTGCCCGATCCGCTGAAGGTTGTGACGGCGGTGCGGGACGTCATCAACTATTGA
- a CDS encoding redox-sensing transcriptional repressor Rex gives MSVSAERTSMKANHFPAPAVMRLSLYLRELDKLWHNDRRTVSSRELGDALRISAPQIRKDLAYFGTFGRPGIGYDIAELMTKLRKILGTDRTWNVLLVGAGNLGMALSAYRGFSRKGFRLVAVFDSDERKVGRTVAGQTELVIQPLSDLAATVRDRDIRLAIVAVPAESAQGVADQLVAAGVRGLLNFAPISLNVDPKVAVAAVDLAVELEQLSFQLGAEEG, from the coding sequence ATGAGTGTGTCGGCGGAAAGAACGAGCATGAAGGCCAACCATTTTCCAGCGCCCGCCGTGATGCGGCTAAGCCTATACCTGCGTGAGCTGGATAAGCTTTGGCACAACGATCGGCGGACGGTTTCGTCGCGCGAACTGGGCGATGCCCTGCGCATATCGGCGCCGCAAATACGAAAGGACCTGGCGTACTTCGGCACGTTTGGCCGGCCCGGCATCGGCTATGACATCGCCGAGTTGATGACCAAGCTGCGCAAGATTCTTGGCACCGATCGGACCTGGAACGTGTTGCTGGTCGGAGCGGGCAACCTCGGCATGGCGTTGTCGGCGTACCGGGGGTTCTCCCGCAAAGGGTTTCGATTGGTGGCGGTGTTCGATTCGGATGAACGGAAGGTGGGGCGCACGGTGGCCGGTCAGACGGAGCTGGTGATTCAGCCGTTGAGCGATCTGGCGGCGACGGTGCGAGATCGCGACATTCGTCTGGCGATTGTGGCGGTGCCGGCGGAATCGGCGCAGGGCGTTGCGGATCAGCTGGTGGCGGCGGGGGTCCGGGGGTTGCTGAATTTTGCGCCGATCAGCCTGAACGTGGACCCGAAAGTGGCGGTCGCCGCGGTCGATCTGGCCGTAGAGCTGGAGCAGCTATCGTTCCAGTTGGGAGCGGAAGAGGGGTAG
- a CDS encoding site-specific DNA-methyltransferase, producing the protein MPARSRRSADAIAPHTIQTGENLAIMQRLPDGCCDLIYLDPPFFTNQPRRAPAGRHAARKQNRKPPASDARETGYDDRWPDGLRGYLAFMQPRLEQCRRLLPEHGTLYLHADWRTVHHLRLMLDDLFGAKNFLNEIIWHYRTGGVATRWFGRKHDTILVYAKHRGRHRFHALRGGAYRTDGLNHDETGRPYKNTRRGRLYFHHEGPMLTDVWDMPFLSTVSRERVNWPTQKPLALLERIVRASSNPGDCVADFFCGSGTTLVAARRLGRRFIGCDLEARAIAIARRRLRAVEMATPLPLPTGTIAAPALRPDRPRRPPLSGPRSG; encoded by the coding sequence ATGCCTGCTCGATCCCGCCGCAGCGCCGACGCCATCGCCCCACACACGATTCAGACCGGCGAGAACCTCGCCATCATGCAGCGATTGCCCGATGGCTGCTGCGATCTCATTTACCTTGACCCGCCCTTCTTCACGAACCAACCGCGCCGGGCGCCGGCCGGTCGCCATGCCGCGCGAAAGCAAAACCGCAAGCCGCCGGCATCGGACGCGCGCGAGACCGGTTACGACGACCGCTGGCCCGACGGCCTGCGCGGCTACCTCGCTTTCATGCAGCCGCGGCTTGAACAATGCCGACGACTGCTCCCCGAACACGGCACGCTTTACCTGCATGCCGATTGGCGCACCGTGCATCATCTCCGACTGATGCTGGACGACCTGTTTGGAGCGAAGAACTTCCTGAACGAGATCATCTGGCACTATCGCACCGGCGGCGTCGCCACGCGCTGGTTCGGCCGCAAGCACGATACGATTCTCGTGTACGCCAAGCACCGGGGCCGCCACCGGTTTCACGCGCTTCGAGGCGGCGCCTATCGCACTGACGGGCTGAATCACGACGAGACCGGCCGGCCGTACAAGAACACGCGCCGCGGGCGATTGTATTTTCATCACGAAGGACCGATGTTGACAGATGTATGGGACATGCCGTTTCTGTCCACCGTGTCACGCGAGCGGGTCAACTGGCCGACGCAGAAACCCCTGGCCCTGCTCGAACGCATCGTTCGTGCATCAAGCAACCCCGGCGATTGCGTGGCGGATTTCTTCTGCGGCAGCGGCACGACCCTCGTCGCCGCCCGGCGTCTGGGCCGGCGATTCATCGGGTGCGACCTGGAGGCCCGCGCCATCGCCATCGCCCGCCGACGGCTCCGCGCGGTCGAGATGGCTACCCCTCTTCCGCTCCCAACTGGAACGATAGCTGCTCCAGCTCTACGGCCAGATCGACCGCGGCGACCGCCACTTTCGGGTCCACGTTCAGGCTGA
- a CDS encoding PAS domain-containing protein, protein MKLPTNLPTQLHTNRHPLTHPVSLDRILSNAADGVFVIDRRKCYVFVNDAFERLTGFARSELMDRTCACNEIIQCRDEHGRPLGGFLCPARSVFDGDTSQALLRMQISHRDGRILWVETHYSPIRDPVGRIEFVLGMVRDVSESKAHMDELKTHMADLRRRLDEPSRPIADSEKPDGDSMSASCERDALPRSTNSTERTPLDRILEDVERREILRALEAAGGQRTLAAQIMGISRSRLYRRLDALGLDQAHLD, encoded by the coding sequence ATGAAGCTGCCAACCAATTTGCCCACCCAACTGCACACGAATCGGCATCCGCTCACCCATCCGGTCTCGCTGGACCGTATCCTGTCCAACGCCGCCGACGGCGTGTTCGTCATTGATCGACGGAAATGCTACGTCTTCGTCAACGATGCGTTCGAGCGGCTTACCGGTTTCGCGCGAAGCGAGCTGATGGACCGGACCTGCGCTTGCAATGAGATCATCCAATGCCGGGACGAACACGGCCGCCCTCTTGGTGGGTTTCTCTGTCCGGCGCGATCCGTCTTTGACGGCGACACCAGCCAGGCGCTGCTGCGCATGCAAATCAGCCACCGCGACGGTCGCATCTTGTGGGTCGAGACGCATTATTCGCCCATTCGTGATCCTGTCGGCCGGATTGAGTTTGTCCTTGGCATGGTGCGCGATGTGTCTGAATCCAAGGCGCACATGGATGAACTTAAGACGCACATGGCCGATCTGCGCCGCCGGCTTGACGAACCCTCTCGACCGATTGCCGATTCTGAAAAGCCGGACGGCGATTCCATGTCGGCATCGTGCGAGCGAGACGCGTTGCCGCGCTCCACGAATTCGACCGAGCGGACTCCCCTGGATCGCATTCTGGAAGACGTTGAACGGCGCGAGATCCTCCGCGCGCTGGAGGCCGCCGGCGGCCAGCGCACCCTCGCTGCGCAGATCATGGGCATCTCGCGGAGCCGGCTCTATCGCCGTCTTGACGCGCTGGGCCTTGATCAGGCACACTTGGATTGA
- the nadC gene encoding carboxylating nicotinate-nucleotide diphosphorylase has product MSAHVGINRDRLKRLLELAREEDLGEHGDITTCLLPETTLLAEGRWVLRARQGGRFCGAALLPEMLEVLAPAVRLDWVTSKPPTHAVEAGEALARFRGRVGQMLAAERTMLNLLQHLSGVSTLTARYVSEVAGTGAKIYDTRKTTPGLRDLEKYAVRCGGGHNHRIGLYDAVLIKDNHLAGIPTERLAHCVFDMLNRLPLLPSTPAFVEVECDSLEQAAELFKVVGIDVILLDNFDPPRLREAVALRDRAGLRGKVELEASGGATLQTVRAIAEAGVERISVGAITHSAPILDLGLDAE; this is encoded by the coding sequence ATGTCGGCCCATGTCGGAATTAATCGAGATAGATTAAAAAGGCTTCTGGAACTCGCGCGCGAGGAAGACCTCGGCGAGCATGGCGACATCACGACTTGCTTGCTGCCGGAGACAACGCTGCTCGCCGAGGGGCGCTGGGTGTTGCGCGCGCGGCAAGGGGGGCGTTTCTGCGGCGCGGCGTTGTTGCCGGAGATGCTGGAAGTTCTCGCGCCCGCGGTTCGGCTGGACTGGGTGACTTCCAAGCCTCCGACCCATGCGGTTGAAGCGGGAGAGGCGCTCGCGCGATTTCGCGGACGCGTGGGACAGATGCTGGCGGCGGAGCGCACGATGCTCAACCTGCTGCAACATTTGTCGGGCGTGTCGACGCTGACGGCGCGGTACGTGAGCGAAGTCGCAGGCACCGGCGCGAAGATTTACGACACCCGCAAGACGACGCCGGGCTTGCGCGACCTGGAGAAGTACGCGGTGCGTTGCGGCGGCGGTCACAACCATCGTATCGGGTTGTACGACGCCGTGTTGATTAAAGACAATCATCTCGCAGGCATCCCGACCGAGCGGCTGGCGCATTGCGTGTTTGACATGCTCAATCGCCTGCCGCTGCTGCCGTCGACGCCGGCGTTTGTGGAGGTGGAGTGCGATTCCCTTGAGCAGGCGGCGGAGTTGTTCAAGGTTGTGGGGATCGACGTGATCCTGCTGGACAATTTCGATCCGCCTCGCCTGCGTGAGGCCGTCGCGCTGCGCGATCGGGCCGGCCTGCGCGGCAAAGTGGAGTTGGAGGCCAGCGGTGGTGCGACGCTCCAGACGGTTCGGGCCATCGCCGAAGCCGGTGTGGAGCGAATCAGTGTCGGGGCCATTACGCATTCGGCGCCGATTCTCGATCTGGGGCTGGATGCCGAGTGA
- a CDS encoding biotin--[acetyl-CoA-carboxylase] ligase, giving the protein MDADRIAAGTKRVRVGRRVLVFDELDSTNEYALAVLAPRDGGAADGTVVFAEHQTAGRGRLGRTWHSPRGASLAMTVLLCESRLPPSPVRLVMAGGVAVARAVASTTDVDSVIRWPNDVYVGPKKLAGVLVEARSVKPDCWAVAIGIGINCLQHAGHFPPELRDRATSLELESRHAIDREAVAIAVLNELDALVRRDSTISDGELADQWRARSADLGARVTLRENGQLFTGVILDVHPQSGLVLQLDTGARRHFDPATASRELGFSN; this is encoded by the coding sequence ATGGATGCCGATCGAATCGCCGCGGGGACGAAGCGCGTTCGCGTCGGTCGCCGCGTTCTCGTGTTTGACGAACTTGACAGCACGAATGAATACGCGCTCGCCGTGCTCGCGCCGCGCGATGGCGGCGCCGCCGATGGAACGGTCGTTTTCGCGGAGCATCAGACTGCCGGTCGCGGTCGGCTGGGGCGAACCTGGCATTCGCCGCGTGGCGCGAGCCTGGCGATGACGGTGCTGTTATGCGAATCGCGTCTACCACCGTCGCCGGTGCGGCTGGTGATGGCGGGCGGCGTGGCGGTGGCACGTGCGGTGGCATCGACGACGGATGTCGATTCGGTGATTCGTTGGCCGAACGACGTGTACGTTGGGCCGAAAAAACTGGCGGGTGTGCTGGTCGAAGCGCGGAGCGTGAAACCGGACTGCTGGGCCGTGGCCATTGGAATCGGAATCAACTGTCTCCAGCACGCCGGGCATTTTCCGCCGGAGCTGCGCGATCGAGCGACCTCGCTGGAACTGGAATCCAGGCATGCGATTGATCGCGAAGCCGTTGCGATCGCCGTGTTGAACGAGCTGGACGCGCTCGTGCGGCGCGATTCGACGATCAGCGATGGCGAACTTGCCGACCAGTGGCGGGCACGCAGCGCGGATCTCGGCGCACGCGTCACGCTGCGCGAGAACGGTCAATTGTTCACCGGCGTGATCCTCGACGTGCATCCGCAGAGCGGCCTGGTGCTGCAACTTGATACCGGCGCCCGCCGGCACTTCGACCCCGCGACGGCAAGCCGCGAACTTGGTTTCTCGAATTAG
- a CDS encoding aldo/keto reductase yields MKLRKLGNTGLYVSELCLGAMNFGMADWGIDEPASRAIIHAYLDAGGNFIDTADVYSKGVSEEICARAIQGQRDRLIIATKGHFPVVRKFGEPPEHVNATGSSRRHLTAALDASLRRLQTDYIDLYQVHCWDDHTPIHETLSTLDNFVKQGKVRYVGLSNFDAWHIAEARQLCIRFNWEPFVTAQMQYSLVCRDIETAVVPVCQRYGIGILPWSPLGGGVLSGKYQRDGTGPSGSRFGAMPDEPNSWRRQFVNQRNMDIADAVRAIAQKHKIVSAAIPGSPNLSAVALAWLLTRPMVSSIIVGPKSVTQWKDNHAACELTLSPDDLTALDRASALPPTYPHQFISKTARNSAGH; encoded by the coding sequence ATGAAACTTCGCAAACTCGGCAACACCGGCCTCTACGTCTCCGAACTGTGCCTCGGCGCCATGAACTTCGGCATGGCCGACTGGGGAATCGACGAGCCAGCCAGCCGCGCCATCATCCATGCCTACCTCGACGCCGGCGGCAACTTCATCGACACCGCCGACGTCTATTCCAAGGGCGTCAGCGAGGAAATCTGTGCCCGAGCGATTCAGGGGCAGCGTGATCGGCTCATCATCGCGACCAAGGGGCACTTCCCGGTAGTCAGGAAGTTCGGCGAGCCGCCCGAACACGTGAACGCGACCGGCTCCTCGCGCCGGCACCTGACGGCCGCGCTCGATGCCTCGCTGCGCCGGTTGCAGACCGACTACATCGACCTTTACCAGGTCCATTGCTGGGACGACCACACGCCGATTCACGAGACGCTTAGCACGCTGGACAACTTCGTGAAGCAGGGCAAAGTGCGCTACGTCGGTCTGTCGAATTTCGATGCCTGGCACATCGCCGAGGCTCGGCAGCTTTGCATTCGATTCAACTGGGAGCCGTTCGTCACGGCGCAGATGCAGTACAGCCTCGTCTGCCGTGACATTGAGACAGCCGTAGTACCTGTGTGTCAGCGTTACGGAATCGGAATCCTCCCGTGGAGCCCGCTCGGCGGCGGCGTCTTGAGCGGAAAGTACCAGCGAGACGGCACCGGGCCGAGCGGCTCGCGCTTCGGCGCCATGCCCGACGAGCCGAACAGCTGGCGGCGGCAGTTCGTCAATCAGCGCAACATGGACATCGCCGACGCGGTGAGGGCAATCGCACAGAAGCACAAGATCGTTTCGGCCGCGATCCCCGGCAGCCCGAATCTGTCCGCCGTCGCGCTGGCGTGGCTGCTGACGCGGCCGATGGTCTCGAGCATCATCGTCGGGCCGAAGAGCGTGACGCAATGGAAGGACAACCACGCCGCGTGCGAGCTGACGCTCTCGCCGGACGACCTCACCGCGCTGGACCGCGCCAGCGCCTTGCCGCCGACGTATCCGCATCAATTCATTTCCAAAACGGCGAGAAATTCGGCTGGTCACTAA
- a CDS encoding enoyl-CoA hydratase/isomerase family protein: MSDDFVLLEKEGAVAVLRLNRPDVLNALNIPTMDRLITLMESLDGDRSVHCIVLTGSDKAFAAGADIKEMAEASVMDMYERNNLARWERIKRVRTPIIAAVSGFCLGGGCELAMHCDIITASETAKFGQPEINLGVMPGAGGTQRLSKVVGKYRAMELILTGRFFDANEALRLGLVTHVWPVKSYLKETLALAQQIAEKSPVATRVAKEAVLRAFETGLSDGLEYERKLFYMLFATEDQKEGMKAFVEKRKPTYTGR; this comes from the coding sequence ATGTCGGACGATTTCGTATTACTCGAAAAAGAGGGTGCGGTGGCCGTCCTGCGGCTGAACCGGCCGGACGTGCTGAACGCCTTGAACATTCCAACGATGGATCGGTTGATCACGCTGATGGAATCGCTGGACGGCGATCGATCCGTGCATTGCATCGTGCTGACGGGCAGCGACAAGGCGTTCGCGGCCGGTGCGGACATCAAGGAGATGGCCGAGGCCAGCGTGATGGACATGTACGAGCGGAACAACCTCGCGCGGTGGGAGCGGATCAAGCGCGTGCGTACGCCGATCATCGCGGCGGTGAGCGGGTTCTGCCTGGGCGGAGGCTGTGAGCTGGCGATGCACTGCGACATCATCACGGCCAGCGAGACGGCGAAGTTCGGCCAGCCGGAGATCAATCTCGGCGTGATGCCGGGGGCGGGCGGCACGCAGCGATTGAGCAAAGTGGTGGGGAAATACCGGGCGATGGAGTTGATTCTGACGGGGCGGTTCTTCGACGCGAACGAGGCGCTGCGACTGGGGTTGGTGACGCATGTGTGGCCGGTAAAGTCGTACCTGAAGGAGACGCTGGCGTTGGCGCAGCAGATCGCGGAGAAATCGCCGGTGGCGACGCGCGTGGCGAAGGAAGCGGTGCTGCGGGCATTCGAGACGGGCCTGTCGGACGGGCTGGAATACGAGCGGAAATTGTTCTACATGCTGTTTGCGACGGAGGATCAGAAAGAGGGCATGAAGGCGTTTGTCGAGAAGAGAAAGCCGACGTACACGGGGCGGTAG
- a CDS encoding four helix bundle protein, whose translation MGDKVRNFEDLAVYQNARTQANEIYRLTREGTFSRDFGLVDQIRRAAVSVISNIAEGYERGSNAELVQYLYIAKGSCGEVRAQLMIACDQHYIDQATHDRLKDNSRRISAMLANLITYVRTSGMQGPKHRPRERPLSKELQALLGKFAPKSPYTRNSTEDATSEDQAPDRPTP comes from the coding sequence ATGGGTGACAAGGTTCGAAACTTTGAAGACCTCGCCGTTTATCAAAATGCCCGAACACAGGCCAACGAAATATACCGACTGACGCGCGAGGGGACCTTCTCGCGTGATTTCGGTCTCGTGGATCAGATACGCCGAGCCGCTGTTTCGGTTATCTCAAACATCGCCGAAGGATACGAGCGAGGCAGCAACGCCGAGTTGGTGCAATACCTTTATATTGCCAAAGGTTCATGCGGTGAGGTCCGCGCTCAACTCATGATCGCGTGCGACCAGCACTACATTGATCAGGCAACGCATGATCGGCTGAAAGACAATTCGCGTCGCATCAGTGCCATGCTTGCGAATCTGATTACCTATGTGCGTACCTCCGGAATGCAAGGACCGAAACATCGCCCACGGGAAAGGCCGCTCTCCAAAGAATTGCAGGCACTGTTAGGCAAGTTCGCACCCAAGTCGCCATACACACGGAATTCAACGGAGGACGCCACATCCGAAGACCAGGCACCTGACCGACCAACCCCTTAA
- a CDS encoding enoyl-CoA hydratase/isomerase family protein, translating into MSTKSYETILVADADGVRTITLNRPDDLNAIDDRVTSELQAELKAVAKDRAVRCLVLTGAGRAFCAGQDLKSVQSREGAFDFTAALRRRYNPIVSAMASLAIPTIASVNGVAAGAGWSLALSCDLRIASAKAKFVSAFSKIGLVPDSGMTWILPRLVGLSRALEIAWIGDPIPAETALQWGLVNRVAAPEELEKATRELATALARSATKGLSLTKRAMLAGLSRDLDGQLESEALLQGTAGQTRDYAEGVKAFIEKRAPEFTGE; encoded by the coding sequence ATGTCTACGAAGTCCTACGAAACAATCCTGGTCGCCGACGCCGACGGCGTACGCACGATCACGCTCAACCGCCCCGACGATCTGAACGCCATCGATGACCGCGTCACGAGCGAGTTGCAGGCCGAACTGAAGGCCGTCGCAAAGGACCGCGCCGTGCGCTGCCTCGTGCTGACCGGCGCGGGCCGCGCGTTCTGCGCGGGGCAGGATCTCAAGAGCGTTCAGTCGCGCGAGGGGGCCTTTGACTTTACCGCGGCGCTGCGCCGCCGATACAACCCGATCGTCTCGGCCATGGCGAGTCTGGCCATCCCGACGATCGCCAGCGTGAACGGCGTGGCGGCCGGGGCGGGGTGGAGCTTGGCCCTGTCGTGCGATCTGCGGATCGCGTCGGCAAAGGCGAAATTTGTCAGCGCCTTTTCCAAAATCGGGCTGGTTCCGGATAGCGGAATGACGTGGATTTTGCCGCGTTTGGTAGGGTTGTCTCGTGCCCTGGAGATCGCCTGGATCGGTGATCCCATTCCGGCGGAAACGGCCTTACAATGGGGTTTGGTCAATCGGGTGGCCGCTCCGGAGGAATTGGAGAAGGCGACGCGCGAGCTGGCCACGGCGCTGGCGCGGTCGGCGACGAAGGGCCTGTCGCTGACCAAGCGGGCGATGCTGGCGGGGTTGTCGCGCGATCTGGACGGTCAGTTGGAATCCGAGGCGTTGTTGCAGGGCACGGCGGGTCAGACGCGGGATTACGCCGAGGGTGTGAAGGCATTTATTGAAAAGCGGGCTCCGGAGTTCACTGGTGAGTAA